The genomic region AGCGGTGTGTGGACTGCCTGTCAGGCCATCTTGAATGCGGAGAAATCTTTTTTCGCGGCTGCACTGTCTGTCTCTTTTTCGGCCCTCGGGGTGATCTTGGCTTTGTTAGTTCTTGGACGGGCACGGGCTGTGTACGCTCAGGCCATTGGTCTATCTCTGGGCTCTGTCGCCCAATGGGCCCTCTTGATGGCATTGCTTCGGCGGAGAGGCCTGGGCAGGCGGTGGACGCTGAACCTGCGCGCGGAAGGCATGGGGCAATTCTTCAGATTGCTGTGGCCTTTGGTGACCAGCCAGGCATTCATTCTGTGTCTGCCCGTAGTGGACCGCACCATAGCGGCGCACTTCTCGCCGGGCAGTATCAGTGCTCTGGGGTATGCGCAAACCTTGATGGCTATGTCGGCCACAATGTTTCTGACGGCATCGCATACCGCCATCCTGCCCTTTCTTTCACAACAGGTTGCCGAGAGTGGACTTGTTTCATTCAAGAGGACTTTTGTTCCAACTATCCGCGTGATGGTTACGCTGCTGACCCCTTTGTGTGTTGTGATGATCACGCTTCAGAGGCCGGTGATTCAATTCATATTCGAGCGGGGGCTTTTCGATTCTCGCGCCACGGCGCTCACCGCCCCTGCATTTGCAGCTTATGTGGCAGGCGTCGTCCCGATGGCCATCACCTTCATTTGCGCACGGGGTTTCAATGCCCTCCAGGACAGCAAGACCAATGCATTAGTGGGTGTCTTGCTTCTCGTGACAGTGAAGCTCGGTATGAATGTGCTTCTGACGCGTTGGTGCGGCTATCTTGGTCTGGCCTGGGCAACCTCGGCATCTTATGTGGTCACGGCTACAGTGATGCTCTGGGTGATGCGCCGCAGGTTGGGAGACATCGGAGAAAAACAATTGCTTAAGAATGGCGGCAAGACCTTGATTGCTTCATGTCTGGGAGGCCTGCTGGCGTGGTGGGGGATCAGGATCGGCGGGAGCAGCTCTTTCCTGCAGTTGGCCCTGGGCGGGACATTGGCAGTGCTGGGATACGGGACGGCGGCCTATCTCCTGCGGCTTGAAGATGTCAAGCGTTTGAGTCTCCTGGCCGTTCAATTCATGTGGAACCGGATGCGTACGATTACGCGGGGGCTGCCGGGGCAATGAGTGGACTGAGGGTCCTTATCGTGAGTCCTTACCCTTTTCAGATGGACAGGGTGAAAGGGGGAGTTGAGGCAGTTGCACAGGTTCTGGTTCCTGCCCTGGTTTCCCGGGAAGAGATTGAGGCGGTCAGGGTCGTTACTTTTGGCAGCGGCGCCGCTGGATGTGAAGAGGCAAAAATAGATTCCAAGCTGACCGTGCACCTACTGCCCGCACAGAGGCGCTACGCACTGCTGACCGGCGGCAGG from Candidatus Eisenbacteria bacterium harbors:
- a CDS encoding lipid II flippase MurJ, whose product is MSDASTSDAVGTKVAGAVGVITLGLVFGYLLSLVKAALVAAYLGTGWQMDVFLWSSALVSLFAALASGPLLAVLVPLYLSQSVKDIEKARNLLNAVLGLLFVSFAILSIVLVVGAPMAARLLGTGMGPAGAEGRGLAIQLVWMMLPVVLFSGVWTACQAILNAEKSFFAAALSVSFSALGVILALLVLGRARAVYAQAIGLSLGSVAQWALLMALLRRRGLGRRWTLNLRAEGMGQFFRLLWPLVTSQAFILCLPVVDRTIAAHFSPGSISALGYAQTLMAMSATMFLTASHTAILPFLSQQVAESGLVSFKRTFVPTIRVMVTLLTPLCVVMITLQRPVIQFIFERGLFDSRATALTAPAFAAYVAGVVPMAITFICARGFNALQDSKTNALVGVLLLVTVKLGMNVLLTRWCGYLGLAWATSASYVVTATVMLWVMRRRLGDIGEKQLLKNGGKTLIASCLGGLLAWWGIRIGGSSSFLQLALGGTLAVLGYGTAAYLLRLEDVKRLSLLAVQFMWNRMRTITRGLPGQ